Proteins co-encoded in one Sphingopyxis sp. BE259 genomic window:
- a CDS encoding putative O-glycosylation ligase, exosortase A system-associated translates to MRDLAFVAFLFAFIGVGFRRPFLFVLCFCYIDIVAPQRLSYFLINSIPISLIVFGLAIVGWLAADDKRDMRWSGRQFLLIALLVYCGLTTSQADFPVEAADKWSWVWKALVWAIFLPLTLRTKLRIESLTLIMLLSAASIAIAGGIKTAAGGGGYGSLQLLLNENYGLYEGSIMSTVGIAIIPLILWYRRHGTIFPPDWRVSLFCFALCFACMLLPIGTQARTGLVCLAVLAVLSLRAVKHRFLYIAGAGLLAIAAVPFLPQSFTERMETIQGYKSDQSASTRVAVWAWTWDYAKENPFGGGFEAYIQNRLRVETSGSDYDPDQPQNADATVHDEKSRAYHSSYFEMLGEQGYPGLALWLLLHIVGIVQMERLRRRYLKTRRGEEQWIAPLATALQHGHIVYMVGSLFVGIAFQPFIYMMLALEMGLSTYCRRREQEAGWRPLTARPAQVPARHRVPGVG, encoded by the coding sequence ATGCGTGATCTGGCTTTCGTCGCCTTTCTGTTTGCCTTTATCGGGGTCGGGTTCCGGCGGCCGTTCCTGTTTGTGCTGTGCTTTTGCTACATCGACATCGTCGCGCCGCAGCGGCTGAGCTATTTTCTGATCAATTCGATCCCGATCTCGCTGATCGTCTTTGGGCTGGCGATCGTCGGCTGGCTCGCCGCCGACGACAAGCGCGACATGCGCTGGTCGGGGCGGCAATTTCTGCTGATCGCGCTGCTCGTCTATTGCGGGCTGACAACGTCGCAGGCCGATTTTCCGGTCGAGGCCGCCGACAAATGGAGCTGGGTGTGGAAGGCGCTGGTGTGGGCGATTTTCCTGCCACTGACCTTGCGGACCAAGCTGCGGATCGAATCGCTGACGCTGATCATGCTGCTGTCGGCAGCATCGATCGCGATCGCGGGGGGGATCAAGACCGCGGCGGGTGGCGGCGGTTACGGCTCGCTGCAATTGCTGCTCAACGAAAATTACGGGCTTTATGAGGGTTCGATCATGTCGACCGTCGGCATCGCGATCATCCCGCTGATCCTGTGGTATCGCCGCCACGGCACGATCTTCCCCCCCGACTGGCGCGTCTCGCTGTTCTGCTTCGCGCTGTGCTTTGCCTGCATGTTGCTGCCGATCGGGACGCAGGCGCGGACCGGGCTGGTCTGCCTGGCGGTGCTCGCCGTGCTATCGCTGCGCGCGGTCAAGCACCGCTTTTTGTACATCGCCGGCGCCGGGCTGCTCGCGATCGCCGCGGTGCCGTTCCTGCCGCAGAGTTTCACCGAGCGGATGGAAACGATCCAGGGCTATAAGTCCGACCAGTCGGCATCGACACGCGTCGCGGTGTGGGCGTGGACGTGGGATTATGCCAAGGAAAACCCGTTTGGCGGCGGGTTCGAGGCCTATATCCAGAACCGGCTGCGCGTCGAAACCAGCGGGTCGGATTATGATCCCGACCAACCGCAAAATGCCGATGCGACGGTCCATGACGAAAAATCGCGCGCCTATCATTCCAGCTATTTCGAGATGCTGGGCGAACAGGGCTATCCGGGCCTCGCGCTATGGCTGCTGCTCCACATCGTCGGCATCGTCCAGATGGAGCGGCTGCGCCGTCGCTACCTGAAAACCCGGCGCGGCGAGGAACAATGGATCGCGCCGCTGGCAACCGCGCTCCAGCATGGCCATATCGTCTATATGGTCGGGTCGCTGTTCGTCGGCATCGCGTTCCAGCCGTTCATTTATATGATGCTGGCGCTCGAAATGGGGCTATCGACCTATTGTCGCCGCCGCGAACAGGAGGCTGGCTGGCGCCCGCTGACGGCGCGCCCGGCGCAGGTGCCGGCGCGGCATCGGGTGCCCGGCGTCGGCTGA
- a CDS encoding TIGR04063 family PEP-CTERM/XrtA system glycosyltransferase, which translates to MTRILHVLDHSLPAHSGYTFRTRALMKAQVAKGWEVAGVTGVRHPEPGPDGETVDGLTFYRTPPIAPAMPVINEWREIGALATRVEALARDWQPDVLHAHSPVLDGLAALRVGKKLGIPVIYEIRAFWEDASVGNGTGREGSLRYRLTKMLETHAVKSADAVAVICEGLRGDLIGRGIDPGKITVSPNGVDLDLFGDPLSRDDALAGTLGIAADDAVIGYIGSFYDYEGIDDLIAAMPALVAAQPKARLLLVGGGPMEAALKAQAAASPAAAFIHFVGRVPHHQVERYYSLIDILAYPRKQMRLTDLVTPLKPLEAMAQGKLVAASNVGGHRELIEDGQTGTLFAPDSPAAIADALAQLLENRGLWAERRRTARIFVENHRNWSSNILRYEPVYQRLLRGAS; encoded by the coding sequence ATGACCCGTATCCTCCACGTCCTAGATCATAGCCTGCCCGCGCACAGCGGCTATACCTTTCGCACCCGCGCGCTGATGAAAGCGCAGGTGGCAAAGGGCTGGGAGGTTGCCGGCGTCACCGGGGTGCGCCACCCCGAGCCCGGGCCGGACGGTGAAACTGTCGACGGCCTGACCTTCTACCGCACCCCGCCAATCGCGCCGGCGATGCCCGTCATTAACGAATGGCGCGAAATCGGCGCGCTGGCGACGCGGGTCGAGGCGCTGGCGCGCGACTGGCAGCCCGATGTGCTGCATGCCCATTCGCCGGTGCTGGACGGCCTTGCCGCGCTGCGCGTCGGCAAAAAACTGGGCATCCCGGTGATCTATGAAATCCGCGCCTTTTGGGAGGATGCGTCGGTCGGTAACGGCACCGGGCGCGAGGGCAGCTTGCGTTATCGCCTGACCAAGATGCTCGAAACGCACGCGGTGAAATCGGCCGACGCGGTCGCGGTCATCTGTGAGGGGCTGCGCGGCGACCTGATCGGGCGCGGCATCGACCCCGGCAAAATCACCGTCTCGCCCAACGGCGTCGACCTCGACCTGTTCGGCGATCCGCTATCGCGCGACGATGCGTTGGCGGGCACGCTGGGCATCGCAGCCGACGATGCGGTGATCGGCTATATCGGCAGCTTTTACGATTATGAGGGGATCGACGATCTGATCGCCGCGATGCCTGCGCTCGTCGCGGCGCAGCCCAAGGCGCGGCTGCTACTGGTCGGCGGCGGGCCGATGGAGGCGGCGCTGAAGGCACAGGCCGCGGCGTCACCCGCGGCGGCGTTTATCCATTTCGTCGGACGGGTGCCGCATCACCAGGTCGAGCGTTATTATTCGCTGATCGACATCCTCGCCTATCCGCGCAAGCAGATGCGGCTGACCGATCTGGTCACGCCACTCAAGCCGCTCGAAGCCATGGCGCAGGGCAAATTGGTTGCCGCATCCAATGTCGGTGGGCATCGCGAACTGATCGAGGATGGTCAAACGGGGACGTTGTTTGCGCCCGACAGCCCCGCGGCAATCGCCGATGCGCTGGCGCAGCTGCTTGAAAATCGGGGGCTCTGGGCCGAACGACGGCGCACCGCACGTATTTTTGTCGAAAACCATCGTAACTGGTCATCAAACATTTTACGTTACGAGCCGGTTTACCAGCGATTGCTGCGCGGCGCGTCCTGA